In Burkholderia gladioli, a genomic segment contains:
- the eat gene encoding ethanolamine permease — protein sequence MQAESNGRPAAGGAAPGPALKQTLGTWQLWGIAVGLVISGEYFGWSYGWASAGTLGFVVTALFIAAMYTTFIFSFTELTTSIPHAGGPFAYARRAFGPAGGYLAGIATLVEFVFAPPAIALAIGAYLHVQFPSLEPKHAAMGAYLVFMALNIVGVQIAATFELIVTLLAIFELLVFMGVVSPGFSWDNFTRGGWSGADHFSPGAFHGMFAAIPFAIWFFLAIEGVAMAAEEAKNPKRSIPIAYVAGILTLVVLAIGVMVFAGGAGDWTKLSNINDPLPQAMKYIVGEHSGWMHMLVWLGLFGLVASFHGIILGYSRQIFALAREGYLPEWLAKVHPRFRTPYRAILAGGVVGIAAIYSDELIQFGGQTLTANIVTMSVFGAIVMYIVSMAALFKLRRSQPAMARPFRAPLYPLFPAFALVAALVCLGTMVYFNALVALIFVAIVALGYGYFLATRAQRAAAPAEALLEE from the coding sequence ATGCAAGCAGAGTCGAACGGCCGCCCCGCAGCGGGCGGCGCCGCGCCGGGGCCGGCACTGAAACAGACCCTCGGCACCTGGCAGCTGTGGGGCATCGCGGTGGGCCTGGTGATCTCGGGCGAGTACTTCGGCTGGAGCTACGGCTGGGCCAGCGCCGGCACGCTCGGCTTCGTGGTCACCGCGCTGTTCATCGCGGCGATGTACACCACCTTCATCTTCAGCTTCACCGAGCTGACCACCTCGATCCCGCACGCCGGCGGCCCGTTCGCCTATGCGCGGCGCGCCTTCGGCCCGGCCGGCGGCTACCTGGCCGGCATCGCCACCCTGGTCGAGTTCGTGTTCGCGCCGCCGGCCATCGCGCTGGCGATCGGCGCCTACCTGCACGTGCAGTTCCCCTCGCTGGAACCGAAGCACGCGGCGATGGGCGCCTACCTGGTGTTCATGGCGCTCAATATCGTCGGCGTGCAGATCGCCGCCACCTTCGAGCTGATCGTCACCCTGCTGGCGATCTTCGAGCTGCTGGTGTTCATGGGCGTGGTCTCGCCGGGCTTCTCCTGGGACAACTTCACCCGCGGCGGCTGGAGCGGCGCCGACCACTTCTCGCCGGGCGCCTTCCACGGCATGTTCGCGGCGATTCCGTTCGCGATCTGGTTCTTCCTCGCGATCGAGGGCGTGGCGATGGCCGCCGAGGAGGCGAAGAACCCGAAGCGCTCGATTCCGATCGCCTATGTCGCCGGGATCCTGACCCTGGTGGTGCTGGCGATCGGCGTGATGGTGTTCGCGGGCGGCGCCGGCGACTGGACCAAGCTGTCCAACATCAACGATCCGCTGCCGCAGGCCATGAAGTACATCGTCGGCGAGCACAGCGGCTGGATGCACATGCTGGTCTGGCTGGGCCTGTTCGGGCTGGTGGCCTCGTTCCACGGGATCATCCTCGGCTATTCGCGCCAGATCTTCGCGCTGGCGCGCGAGGGCTACCTGCCGGAATGGCTGGCCAAGGTGCACCCGCGCTTTCGCACGCCGTATCGCGCGATCCTGGCGGGCGGCGTGGTCGGCATCGCGGCGATCTACAGCGACGAGCTGATCCAGTTCGGCGGCCAGACGCTCACCGCGAACATCGTGACGATGTCGGTATTCGGCGCTATCGTGATGTACATCGTCAGCATGGCGGCGCTGTTCAAGCTGCGCCGCAGCCAGCCGGCGATGGCGCGCCCGTTCCGCGCGCCGCTCTACCCGCTGTTCCCCGCCTTCGCGCTGGTGGCGGCGCTGGTCTGCCTCGGCACGATGGTCTATTTCAACGCGCTGGTCGCGCTGATCTTCGTGGCGATCGTCGCGCTCGGCTACGGCTACTTCCTGGCCACGCGCGCGCAGCGGGCGGCCGCGCCGGCCGAGGCGCTGCTCGAGGAATGA
- the adh gene encoding aldehyde dehydrogenase, giving the protein MNHAEMQHLNIEFPYRKQYGNFIGGEWVPPVDGQYFDNLSPVTGQAFTAIPRSQEADINLALDAAHKAKASWGATPVAERAAVLLRIADRMEQNLARLAVAETIDNGKPLRETTAADIPLAIDHFRYFAGCVRAQEGSIADIGGDLVAYHFHEPLGVVGQIIPWNFPILMAAWKIAPALAAGNCVVLKPAEQTPASILVWAELVQDLLPPGVLNIVNGFGLEAGKPLASSKRISKIAFTGETTTGRLIMQYASANLIPVTLELGGKSPNIFFADVMDRDDSYFDKALEGFAMFALNQGEVCTCPSRALVEESIYDRFIERAVKRVEKIRQGHPLDAQTMIGAQASAEQLEKILSYIDIGRQEGAECLTGGERNTLTGELASGYYVKPTVFRGHNKMRIFQEEIFGPVLSVTTFKNEEEALEIANDTLYGLGAGVWTRDGGRAYRFGRAIQAGRVWTNCYHAYPAHAAFGGYKQSGIGRETHKMMLDHYQQTKNLLVSYDDKPLGFF; this is encoded by the coding sequence ATGAACCACGCCGAGATGCAGCACCTGAACATCGAATTCCCGTACCGCAAGCAATACGGGAACTTCATCGGCGGCGAATGGGTGCCCCCTGTCGACGGCCAGTACTTCGACAATCTCTCGCCCGTCACCGGCCAGGCCTTCACCGCGATCCCGCGCTCGCAGGAAGCCGACATCAACCTCGCGCTGGACGCCGCGCACAAGGCCAAGGCGAGCTGGGGCGCGACCCCGGTGGCCGAGCGCGCCGCCGTGCTGCTGCGCATCGCCGATCGCATGGAGCAGAACCTGGCGCGCCTGGCGGTGGCCGAGACCATCGACAACGGCAAGCCGTTGCGCGAGACCACCGCGGCCGACATCCCGCTCGCGATCGACCATTTCCGCTACTTCGCGGGCTGCGTGCGCGCCCAGGAAGGCTCGATCGCCGACATCGGCGGCGACCTGGTGGCCTATCACTTCCACGAGCCGCTCGGCGTGGTCGGCCAGATCATCCCCTGGAACTTCCCGATCCTGATGGCGGCCTGGAAGATCGCGCCGGCGCTGGCGGCCGGCAACTGCGTGGTGCTCAAGCCAGCCGAGCAGACGCCGGCCTCGATCCTGGTGTGGGCCGAGCTGGTCCAGGACCTGCTGCCGCCGGGCGTGCTCAACATCGTCAACGGCTTCGGGCTGGAAGCCGGCAAGCCGCTGGCCTCCAGCAAGCGGATCTCGAAGATCGCCTTCACCGGCGAGACTACCACCGGCCGCCTGATCATGCAGTACGCCAGCGCGAACCTGATCCCGGTCACGCTCGAGCTGGGCGGCAAGAGCCCGAACATCTTCTTCGCCGACGTGATGGACCGCGACGACAGCTACTTCGACAAGGCCCTGGAAGGCTTCGCGATGTTCGCGCTGAACCAGGGGGAGGTGTGCACCTGCCCGTCGCGCGCGCTGGTCGAGGAAAGCATCTACGACCGCTTCATCGAGCGCGCCGTGAAGCGCGTCGAGAAGATCCGCCAGGGCCACCCGCTCGACGCGCAGACCATGATCGGCGCGCAGGCCTCGGCCGAGCAGCTCGAGAAGATCCTGTCCTACATCGACATCGGCCGCCAGGAAGGCGCCGAGTGCCTGACGGGCGGTGAGCGCAACACGCTGACGGGCGAGCTCGCCAGCGGCTACTACGTGAAGCCGACCGTGTTCCGCGGCCACAACAAGATGCGCATCTTCCAGGAGGAGATCTTCGGGCCGGTGCTGTCGGTGACCACCTTCAAGAACGAGGAGGAGGCGCTTGAAATCGCCAACGACACGCTCTACGGGCTCGGCGCCGGCGTGTGGACCCGCGACGGCGGCCGCGCCTATCGCTTCGGCCGCGCGATCCAGGCCGGCCGCGTGTGGACCAACTGCTATCACGCCTATCCGGCGCATGCCGCGTTCGGCGGCTACAAGCAGTCGGGGATCGGCCGCGAGACGCACAAGATGATGCTCGACCATTACCAGCAGACCAAGAACCTTCTGGTCAGCTACGACGACAAGCCGCTCGGCTTCTTCTGA
- the eutC gene encoding ethanolamine ammonia-lyase subunit EutC, producing the protein MSDAVEKNPWGGLKTFTNARIALGRAGSSLPTEPLLAFNLSHAQARDAVHQPLDADKLRGELEAAGFATLGADSAAPDRQHYLRRPDLGRKLSEASREALAAEGAKPAKAPDLVFVIGDGLSAFAAAKQALPLLNAIRGRLDADGWSLGPVVVARQARVALGDEIGELLRAQLVAILIGERPGLSSPDSLGVYLTYAPKVGCHDAQRNCISNVRPEGLPYEAAAHKLHYLLTHARRLQLTGVGLKDDSDALLADRSDNERIGEG; encoded by the coding sequence ATGAGCGATGCGGTCGAGAAGAACCCCTGGGGCGGCCTGAAGACCTTCACCAACGCGCGGATCGCATTGGGCCGCGCCGGCAGCAGCCTGCCCACCGAGCCCCTGCTGGCCTTCAATCTCTCGCACGCGCAGGCACGCGACGCGGTGCACCAGCCGCTCGATGCCGACAAGCTGCGCGGCGAGCTGGAGGCGGCCGGCTTCGCCACGCTCGGCGCGGACAGCGCGGCGCCCGATCGCCAGCACTACCTGCGCCGCCCCGACCTTGGGCGCAAGCTGTCCGAGGCGAGCCGCGAGGCGCTGGCCGCCGAGGGCGCCAAGCCGGCCAAGGCGCCGGACCTGGTGTTCGTGATCGGCGACGGCCTGTCGGCCTTCGCGGCCGCGAAGCAGGCGCTGCCGCTGCTGAACGCGATACGCGGGCGGCTCGATGCCGATGGCTGGTCGCTCGGGCCGGTGGTGGTGGCGCGGCAGGCGCGCGTCGCGCTCGGCGACGAGATCGGCGAGCTGTTGCGCGCGCAACTGGTGGCGATCCTGATCGGTGAGCGGCCGGGCCTCAGCTCGCCCGACAGCCTTGGCGTCTACCTGACCTACGCGCCCAAGGTGGGCTGCCACGACGCCCAGCGCAACTGCATCTCGAACGTGCGCCCCGAGGGCCTGCCTTACGAGGCGGCCGCGCACAAGCTGCATTACCTGCTCACCCACGCGCGCCGCCTGCAACTGACCGGCGTCGGCCTCAAGGACGACAGCGACGCGCTGCTGGCCGATCGATCGGATAACGAACGAATCGGCGAAGGGTAG
- a CDS encoding AraC family transcriptional regulator: MTNPQLDIRQLAPLEVVAAAHIGPYAEMHAAFSRLAAWLDEQGQFGPDTQCVGIFHDDPETVPATQLRSHACFALGEGTAALALPGQFEHLTISGGPYAVLIHRGPYARLGESYRWLFQEWLPASGRALAEAPSFERYLNDPRDTPAEQLLTEICLPLR; encoded by the coding sequence ATGACGAATCCGCAGCTCGACATCCGCCAGCTCGCGCCGCTCGAGGTAGTCGCGGCCGCCCATATCGGCCCTTATGCCGAGATGCATGCCGCATTCTCACGCCTGGCCGCCTGGCTCGACGAACAGGGCCAGTTCGGACCCGATACGCAATGCGTGGGCATCTTCCACGACGATCCCGAGACGGTACCGGCCACGCAGTTGCGCTCGCATGCCTGCTTCGCGCTCGGCGAGGGGACCGCGGCGCTGGCCTTGCCCGGGCAGTTCGAACACCTGACCATCTCGGGCGGCCCGTATGCGGTACTGATCCATCGCGGGCCCTATGCGCGGCTCGGCGAATCGTATCGATGGCTGTTCCAGGAATGGCTGCCCGCATCGGGACGCGCGCTGGCCGAGGCGCCTTCGTTCGAGCGCTATCTCAACGATCCGCGCGACACGCCGGCCGAGCAGTTGCTGACCGAGATCTGCCTGCCGCTGCGCTGA
- a CDS encoding ethanolamine ammonia-lyase subunit EutB, with the protein MSYTETIGSRTYRFADLKTLMAKASPLRSGDQLAGVAAASEEERVAAKIALAAVPLKAFLNEALIPYERDEVTRLVIDEHDAAAFAEISHLTVGDFRNWLLSPAADGAALERVAPGLTPEMVAAVSKLMRNQDLIAAARKRRVVTRFRNTVGLPGRMSVRLQPNHPTDDARGIAASMLDGLMYGSGDAMIGINPATDSLAAITRLLNMIDAFRERYRVPTQSCVLTHVTNTIAAIEKGAPVDLVFQSIAGTEQANASFGISLALLGEAHEAALSLKRGTVGDNLMYFETGQGSALSANAHHGVDQQTCEVRAYAVARRFRPFLVNTVVGFIGPEYLYDGKQIIRAGLEDHFCGKLLGVPMGCDICYTNHAEADQDDMDTLLTLLGAAGINFIMGIPGADDVMLNYQSTSFHDALYVREVLGLRRAPEFEEWLETMEIADAKGALIPVHARAPLLAGAKEWMGIDA; encoded by the coding sequence ATGTCGTACACGGAGACGATCGGCTCGCGCACCTACCGGTTCGCGGACCTGAAGACCTTGATGGCGAAGGCCAGCCCCCTGCGCTCGGGCGACCAGCTCGCCGGCGTGGCGGCGGCCAGCGAGGAGGAGCGCGTGGCGGCGAAGATCGCCCTGGCCGCCGTGCCGCTCAAGGCCTTCCTCAACGAGGCGCTGATTCCCTACGAGCGCGACGAGGTCACGCGGCTGGTGATCGACGAGCACGACGCGGCCGCCTTCGCCGAGATCTCGCACCTGACGGTGGGCGATTTCCGCAACTGGCTGCTCTCGCCCGCCGCCGACGGTGCCGCGCTCGAACGCGTGGCGCCGGGCCTCACGCCCGAGATGGTGGCGGCGGTCTCGAAGCTGATGCGCAACCAGGACCTGATCGCGGCGGCCCGGAAGCGCCGCGTGGTCACGCGCTTTCGCAACACGGTCGGCCTGCCGGGGCGCATGTCGGTGCGCCTGCAACCGAATCACCCGACCGACGACGCCAGGGGTATCGCCGCCTCGATGCTCGACGGCCTGATGTACGGCTCCGGCGACGCGATGATCGGCATCAATCCCGCCACCGACAGCCTGGCCGCCATCACGCGCCTGCTGAACATGATCGACGCGTTCCGCGAGCGCTATCGCGTGCCGACGCAGTCCTGCGTGCTGACCCACGTCACCAACACCATCGCCGCGATCGAGAAGGGCGCGCCGGTCGACCTGGTGTTCCAGTCGATCGCCGGCACCGAGCAGGCCAATGCCAGCTTCGGCATCTCGCTGGCCCTGCTCGGCGAGGCGCACGAGGCGGCGCTCTCGCTCAAGCGCGGCACGGTCGGCGACAACCTCATGTACTTCGAGACCGGCCAGGGCAGCGCGCTGTCGGCCAACGCGCATCACGGCGTCGACCAGCAGACCTGCGAGGTGCGCGCCTACGCGGTGGCGCGCCGGTTCCGGCCCTTCCTGGTCAATACCGTGGTCGGCTTCATCGGCCCCGAGTACCTGTACGACGGCAAGCAGATCATCCGCGCCGGGCTCGAGGATCACTTCTGCGGCAAGCTGCTGGGCGTGCCGATGGGTTGCGATATCTGCTACACCAACCACGCCGAGGCCGACCAGGACGACATGGACACGCTGCTGACCCTGCTCGGCGCGGCCGGCATCAACTTCATCATGGGCATCCCCGGCGCCGACGACGTGATGCTGAACTACCAGAGCACCTCCTTCCACGACGCGCTCTACGTGCGCGAGGTGCTGGGGCTGCGGCGCGCGCCCGAGTTCGAGGAATGGCTGGAGACGATGGAGATCGCCGACGCGAAGGGCGCGCTGATACCGGTGCATGCGCGCGCGCCGCTGCTGGCCGGGGCGAAGGAATGGATGGGGATCGACGCATGA